TGGGTATTTGAGAAACAGGATAAGGGGAGGAAACAGTTAAAAAGGATACCAAAATACGAAGAATTATCACAAGCATTTAGCATCCACTGTCAATTTTCAGTCTCTCTTTTTCCCTGGTTAATGCAGGGAGAACATGAAAACAATGTTACTCACTTTCATTTTATTGAAGTTCATCTTCTGGACAAACTCTTGATAGAGCATCTCATCCTCTTTCATGGATATATCATAATGGACTTCATCTGGATCTTTGATGGTACCATCCCAACCCTCTGGCATCACCTTAAAATCAGGCTTATAAGGAAGGGATGCCACATGAAATTCACGATCATGCGAATTAAAAAATCTGGAAAATGAAAAGAGTAAATCTTATTAGAGATAAAAGTTGACATCAGTGTACAATTCCATACTATTACCTACATAGTAACTATATATTTTGTGAATCTTCAATGCAATAAAAACTTTCCTAGAGTttaaattgaatattttttttttaaaatccagAACTATAAAGCAATTTTACTTTAAACCCTACATCTTAAATTATTTCAATAAACAGTACCATCCAAAGACAAGGCTTACACTTCACAATATCATTCAATTTTCATGCTTAGGAATTATGGACTACTTGGATAGGCTCTTAATAGACAGCCCCTCTATATCTCACTCTATAGTGTTTTCTTCCGCATGTTAATGTTCCTTCTCAGTGGAAGAAGACATCATATTACCACTAACGATGAGTAAGCACATCCTAGAATTCAAGAGAAAGAGAAGCTACAAACTATGCCTCATTGTTGAGCCTGAAGTGACACAATCAAAAGCATCTGTCTCCATTCTATATAAGTATGAATTCACAAAGGGAAAGGGCCAAGCGGGTACACCATCAACGACAACAAAAGTTCCGCAGCCAGCTGAAGCAATTTTGAAGTTAAGGCCAGTAGTTAAAAGCTTTTTTGTACTTGTCAATGATAGACATTTGGGATAGTAGATAAGGTGGATTTATAGCCTATACATTAGGGATACTCAAGCAATAATATTATCAAACTGCCCGCCAACGAAGtaaaaaatgaaggaaaaacaTGGATATTTTGTGCTTAATTCAGTATGTAATTCATCAGCATCATAATCTACGTCAACCTAAGTTTGGAACCAAATGCAAGAAggaagataaaaaaatattctagtaCTCCAGGTTGGTATGAACACATAAAGCATGGCAAATATTCTAATCAATGCAAGTCCTTAAAAGTGGCACAATGCAGCCATTTCCCTAAGACAGAATTTTTGGTTGCACTCTATAAATTAGAAATACTTTTAGATTTATATATCTTACTCTGGGCAAGTATCAAGCAAGAGCTCAACGGAGTCATCCAAGGGATGACCAAGTtttttctcctcttcttcctcaatttGTTTCAACCAAAGAATGGCATGCACCCGCTGCCTCATAATCCTATAGTCCTTAGCCAGTTTCTCGATTGTGTAGACTTCAGGGTTCTTCTTGTGCAAGCGATACATCTCAGCCTTCTCCGAATCCTTCAAATAAGATCCTCTTGCACCAGGCTCCCTTACTTGCTTCAACAACACACTTATCTCACGCATCCTGTCACCCCATCCTTCTACAAAATCCCTTGATTCTTTGGTCGCTGAAGCAATTTCTTGCATTATTCTATCATCCATGTCTTCCTCGTTTTGCAAAGTAGAGACATGTGCAGCCTTCTCAGCATTCAACCCACCAACTGTAGAGCTAGAATCTATCTTTTGACCCACGAGCTCCCCATCAAAATGATCCTTCGTAATTCCGGTTGACCACGAAGAAACAGAATCCCAACCAAAATCATCAGAACCAGTCCCACCAAACGATTGGCCAACCACATTCCCCCAGTCATTTCCCCCTTCATTTCCATTACCACCTTCTGAATTAGCTGAAAATAAGCGTGCTCCTTTCGTAACAACAGGTGCAGTTGTTCCTTTCACAAACCTAACAACATCCGTGCCACTACTTAGTGACACTGAGGAGAACCGTGATATAACCTGGCGAATATTCTGCATACTTCACAATACTTATTCCCAAAGCAAAATTAAAACTCTTTGCCTATCCTGAAAGCAAGAAAAACTTCACCTTAACCATCAAATCAGGCAATATCACTACCTAAATAACGGGCATACGCATTTAGAAATTTTGCATTTTGAATAAGAGACATAATAGATCAAATTAAGCAAAAACAAATATTTTTGAAGCTGATGTGTAGAAAAGAAAAGGTATCAAGAGGAAGACTGTGATTGAAATATAAATCTTACATCTAAAAGCTCACACCCAAGTCTTGGAAAGAATTCTAAGCGTTCACTAACATGCGCGAAGTGAAAAGAGGCGGTGCGATAGCGAGACAAATTGGATCAATGGAGGCTTGAGAGTTGAGGGAAATGAAACTTTTCTGGGTTTGAGAAGCGATTTTCAGAGCCTAGACTGTGACTGTGGCGACGATGAGAATGATGAGCGGTAGAGAGAAAAGGAGGGAGACGCCGTAGGGTTTTCTGATCCTATTTCCTACGACGTCGTTTtcgtataaatataaatatctatatatatactataaaacagtaacgatggagctgaggtgtcgaCTCCTCGATTTTTGttgattaaaataatattgattaattatcattaaatattttcaaaatgttttttttatataatgtgATAAATCCATAAAATAACTAATCCAATTATTTTTTTTCGTAAATCAAATGTTTAATGAGATAAATCCATAAAATATAAtgtgatattatcattgaatattttcattttttttatataatgtgATAAATCCATAAAATATCTAATCCAATTTTTGGTTTAATGTGATAAGTCCATAACATATAATGtgatattatcattaaatattttcagttttttttatttattcactttaatttatttgttgcaTTTTTCACAAAAATGGGCTCAACCGTCATCGCCGTTTGAATCTACACCTTCATCACCAGCACGTAGACTTTTTTTCTCACACAAACACTATCGTTCCTTATCTTACAAATTCTATTCGGTATATCACATTACACGGTTTCAATCAGTAGAGTTGTATTAGAACTAAACTTCAGTTAGCTTTTCCAAATCTATCAtaagatttatatatatatatatatatatatagatatataccGTGCATTTCAAATCAAAGGAGCTGAAGTTGTTAGCTTCTTTCAAGGTTCTCATGGTGCATTTCTGATTCATTTCTCTTTCTTTACTTTTACTTTTGTTGTTCGGTTAATTGAAGTTCCATTTGTATAAATATAGTTTacctttccttttccttttaatttcttttatcattttatttctGATTGTTTTTGTTATGATATTTCATTATTTTCAGGTGGATTTCAAAAGATTTAATTGCTGGGTTTGATTTCGTTTTGATTTTTGTTGCtggtatttatatttttaatagaaTCTATGTTTTTGGTAATCTGATGATAGTTATGCTTTTGGCAAAATTTACCAGGATCTTACCTCCATTTTGATCCAATTGTCCATTCTAGCTTTTGGGTATTTGATAGTCATGTCAGTGAGTCAAAATTCAATCTTTTTGCTTTTGTAATATGATGATGGTGAATTAATTTGAATGAATATGCAGCCTATAATTATGAATTGGCTTAGAGTAAGATGGTAGAGAAGAAAGCTCCTAGAGATGAACTTGCAATTCATGTTTGTCTTCCTTTTCTTTCTAGGGTAaactttccttttctttctttctaaagATTCATCCTTTGTGTATGTTGTAATGTTTATAATTACTAAATTTTCCTGATGCACCAAGACATGTTCGTCATTACTGGAAAATCATATTTGTATATTATAGTTTCTCAAATGCAAATTGCAATATACTGATGGAATTTTGAACTTATATGCTTTAATTATTGTAAGAGCAAGACTTGTGTGGTCTTAAGTTTAATTGTTCTACCATTAAGCTGTTAACAGGGTAAAGATTTTCTTTTGTGGTTATTCCTATGTGTGACTGAATTCTACATTTATATCATGTCTTATTTAGTTTTTCATTTTGTGTTAAGAGAATCacttttttattctaatttagtTCAATTTTGTTTGTACTTGAATTCAATTGGGTCATTTCAAAGTTAATGATACAAAAACGAAAAACAGACAGCACCAAATTTACACAAATACAAAGGCTATAAAGATATATGAATATTCAACAAGCtaatgaaagaaatagagttttcataaaaaataaaaaaaaagaagtttaGAATATGCATGCATTTACATTATTAGGATGTACAACTTTTTGCTCAATATATGAAAATGAAGTTGCAGTGGGATTATTGAAGCCTACGGCTAAGATATATATTGTACTGCTGCTTTTATAGACTTTGTAATATCTACATTTAAAAGAAACATATATAATgcctttatataaaaaaataaaaagtttaaaaGGCAAATCGTTTCTACTTATTGCGTTTTTTGCACTCCTCGAAACCATGTTTCACTTGATTTTTTTCAACCACAAATACATTCATataaacaccaataggaatggaTGTTCAAATTTCATGTGCATTTCATTCTGAGAGAAAGTTGCATCCtgaaaattttaagaataaGTTAGTTAATCGGATATAATAATGTGTTATGCTTTATGTTGGAAATAGGTTGTTGcatataaaaataaagagatACATGGATTTGGTTAGTTGATTAGGTTATTGCATAATTTCAAatttgtttttagtttaattcTACTGGGTTGAATCACTGACTTTAAATTTGCATTTATAAGCTATGGCTAAATCAACACTTTTCTCAAAACGGCAGGATTAAATTTGGTTAACTTTTCAAGTGAAGTGTAGATTTAACAtcaaagcaagatcaattttggCCCACTAAATATCTTAtgcataattgatatttggaaatatcgattatgtctaagatatttaaggttaaaattgatcttgcctaaaaatattatggttaaatttaattaaaatgttagggttaaatttgattttatcgTAGAAATATTTGTACTATCTATATCTCCATGGAACTAAATATTTGTTACATCATTAACCATAAAACCAACTAATGATTATAGTTAGAAATATTTGCTACATCATTAACCAACAAAATACCCAATTAAGATTATTATTCTCATACTCATTTAcaatttttgttaatttagcaTTTCATTTTAAGTTGTTAATAATATTACCTTCgcttttttaaattaatttttaagttgtaattcattttattattttttttacatacgTAGACTAGATGAGGATAAGAATaggctttttttttaattattagagtATATCAAGGATAATTTTGTAACAAATATACATGAATATTAGTAAGAGTATTTGAGTTGTGACACTGTTTGCAGAAATGGGAATCATGGTGTTATTAAAGATTGGGTACCGATAATGTTACTTTGAAATATTGATCAGATTTATGTACTTTATTGTATGGTTGTTTGTTTCACAATAATAAATAGAAATCAAGAACAATCACTTTCTTATGTTGGATTATATCTTTCTCACATGATTTTTAATCATGTTGCTGTTTTTAGAGTTAAAAGTATGAGAGGATTGAAATTGCTCCTATGTGATGAGAAAATATATAATTGTACACAAAATATAGTGTTTCAAtaagtttttaataatatatattaattatgttaattttttttaattatgttgttcaaattttatttttatataataaaaatttaaatagagGGGTAGTATATGCAAACCGTGCTTTTGCACGGGTGACAAACTAGTTGTATATAAGATTTCTTTTGGTAGGAAAAAGTGCAGGTAAGGTAGGTCTACTCACTCTCAAAGTCAGGACAATATTGTATATAAGATTTAATAACACCAATGTAAAATCATCAAAGATGTAAAATGTACAAAAAGTGACTTGTAAGCAACAActccattctctctctctctctctctctctcttttgcCTAGGGTTTCATGGTGAAGCGGGTTCAGGATCGTTCGAGGGAGAGGGGGGCGGCGGGTGGCGGATCTAGGGGGGAGCAAGGTGTGGATGGGCGGGGCGGCCAGGTTGAGGGGTGCGGGATGGGTATGGGAGGGATGGAGGGGGGTGGGCGCTCGAGGGATCCGGCGATGGGAGGGGATTCGGGAGGCGCGGCTGGGGGATCGGGGGTGGTGAGGGCCGAGGGTGAGGCGAGGGGGGCGGTAGGGGGCCAGGAGGTAGGCGGCTGGGGTTTTACGGGCCAAGGGGTGGCTAGGGGCGCGGCGCCTGCGGATCTTGGGTGGGAGATCTGGGCAGGGGGTAAGGCACCGCCGCTCGGCTGGAGTGCCGAGGGGGCTGGGCGGGGGGGTGCCAGGCGCCGAGTGGAGTGTGCTCGGTGGGCTTGGGGCAGGCTTTGCCGAGCAGGGGGTTGGGGGCGGCGCTGGCTGTGCCGAGCAGGGGGCTGGGGGCGGCGCTGGCTGTGCCGAGCAGGGGGCTGGAGATGCCGGGAGCTGTGCTGGGCAGGGTGCCGGCGCTAGGGCAGACACTGTGGGCAGTTCCCCAGGCAGTGCTGGGCAGGCTAGGGCGACGGCTGGGGGCCAGGAGGCAGTAGGTCAGGCCTAGATCTAGGGTTATTATTAATGGGATTGGGAAAAGTTCTTGGAAAGACCCTGTTATGGGAGTAGTAGAGGAGGAGCCTTGTATGGAGGAGGTGATGATGGTGGGGGAATCCGAGGATCTGTACTCGgattctgatgatgaggagggtATCCAAGACGATCCTCTTTGTCCTGTGATCAGACTCTCTTCAGCCGAGAAGAGGGAGCTTAGAGAGAAATGGAAGGTTTCCCTAATTGTTACGGTGTTTGGGAAGCGAATTagctttaactattttgcccaaaggatCCAAGCccagtgggcaaggaaagggaaagtcagtattactgacctggagaatgactactatgtcattaaattcaccagggttgaggattataatgtTGTGATTAAGGGAGGCCCatatattatttccaaccatgttttggccttaagcccttgggttcctaattttaatcctcacgattgttctgttaacaggattttgacttgggttaggttcccgggccttcccattgagtattaTAGCGAAAAGTTCCTCAGCAAGATTGGAGGTCTGGTTGGAAAGGTCCATCATGTGGACAAAACTACGGTGGGAGCTATTAGgggcaagtttgctagggtttgtGTTGATGTTGATCTTGCTAAACCTTTGTTATCAAAATTTTGTATTCAAAACAAGGTGTTCTTTATCGAGTATGAAGGgttacataacatttgttatgattgtggcatgtatggtcattctcaggagggaTGCCCAAAAAGGGAGAAGGTTATAAAGGAGATTGTGGTGGATGGTGTGGATAGATCTGAAGTGAGCCAGGGGAATGGTGGGAATTTTGGGCCATGGATGGTGGCTAAAAGGACTAATAGACGAAGAACACAACCTTCAGTTGGGCAGAATCGTCCTCCTGATGTTAGCATTAACTTGAAGGCCTCCTCTGCTAAACCTCTTGTTCTTCCCAGTATCAAAGAGAAACCTATCTCTAATGCTAGGGAGGAGCTTGGAGCCGGTTCAGCTTTCACGTCAGGATCTAGGTTTGGGGCCCTGTTGATGGAGGAAGTTCATGATCCTGACCAGGGGGATGTTCAAAGCATGCCGGGTTTGGAGTCGGTTGAACCATCTGAGAGGGTGGTTGAATCTGTTAATCCCCTCTTTGTGTCTAAAGTCGAAGCCCAGGGGGGGTCACTGGCCGTGTCTAGCCAGAGTATGAAGAAGattaatgaggttagtattcctattCTGTGTGGTGATCCTGGGAATGGGAAATCAATGGGAGTTACTAAAACTAGTTTGAAAAAGTAGATTAAGGGTAAACAGAAAAGTACCCAAAATACTTTGGGCTTACCAGAGAAGAGAGGGCCGGCAGGTACCTCGgcgaggctctcaggagcccctagcaaatacctggcttaggggTGTGGGTGCGGTCAGttttcctcctttctatggatttgttgtgttggaatgttaggggtgcggctagcaaggctacccgtgtccatattaatgatcttattaaacagtttaatccttcttgtttcgctttattggaaactaagattagtggagataaggcagatgaggtggttaaaaagtttaaaaactggaactgtgttagatcggaggcaactggccgggctggtgggatttggctt
The window above is part of the Euphorbia lathyris chromosome 3, ddEupLath1.1, whole genome shotgun sequence genome. Proteins encoded here:
- the LOC136223254 gene encoding protein GAMETE CELL DEFECTIVE 1, mitochondrial — protein: MQNIRQVISRFSSVSLSSGTDVVRFVKGTTAPVVTKGARLFSANSEGGNGNEGGNDWGNVVGQSFGGTGSDDFGWDSVSSWSTGITKDHFDGELVGQKIDSSSTVGGLNAEKAAHVSTLQNEEDMDDRIMQEIASATKESRDFVEGWGDRMREISVLLKQVREPGARGSYLKDSEKAEMYRLHKKNPEVYTIEKLAKDYRIMRQRVHAILWLKQIEEEEEKKLGHPLDDSVELLLDTCPEFFNSHDREFHVASLPYKPDFKVMPEGWDGTIKDPDEVHYDISMKEDEMLYQEFVQKMNFNKMKFAGKVKCHKYSRRRPSEGWNYTVEKMGAKGKRGDGGGWKFVSLPDGSSRPLNETEKMYVKRETPRRRRKILP